The Natrarchaeobaculum sulfurireducens genome segment GTCTGGTCCACATCGCCGACGGTGCCGAAAATTCGAGCACAGCCGTCGAGTGTGACGCGCTGATGTTCGACAACGAGTCGACCTCCGACACCATGCCGTACATGGAGATCGAAGAGTCGAAAGTCGACGTCGCCCACGAAGCGACCGTCGGCAAGATCGGCGACGAGGACATCTTCTATCTGCAGAGTCGCGGCCTCGACGACGACGACGCCAAGAAGATGATCGTCGCCGGCTTCATCGAACCGATCACCGAAGAACTGCCGATCGAGTACGCCGTCGAACTGAACCGCTTGATCGAACTCGAGATGGAAGGAAGCCTCGGATAAGCGTAACTGATGACTGGGTTTGAAACGAACGGTGCTCGCAGAGACGACGACAGGGTAGCCAGGACCAGTCACGCTTCACCAGTCAGGTGGGAGGAACGATGACTGCACTCGGACTGCGATGTTACGAGTGTGGCCACGAGTACGGCTACATCGGCTCACAGCCACACTCTGGTCAGTGTCCGGCGTGTGACTCATATCGTGTTTCCCCAGCGGGGAAGCTCATGGTTACAGATCTCAAGCAATGGCACAACGCCACCGGGTTATCGAAGCTCTGGGTATACACGATGGACGAGCAGGGGCGACAATTCACGTTCGAGATCGTGGCCAACGATGGGAGGGGAAAACTCGTCTCCGTTATCGTCGAAGGACTCGCTCTCGATCCAGCATGTGAGATTTCGCTCCAGCAATTTCCCGACGTCGTCTCAGATGCGGTCGCTGCCTGTGGGATAACGGAACTCGAGACGAAGAAGATTTCACCCGCGTAGCTGTACGACATCGGCCGAAAGGCGACGGAACTGATCAAGCGAGGGAACGATCACGCCCGCCCGGAGTTCGACCGGTTCCGCGCGTTGTCCACACGGATTGCCGAATTACAATAACCGCGATGGTGACGAGTTCGAGTGCCTGAGCTGTGGAAAGGAACTTCACGCGGATTACAACGCTGCTCGGAATGTTGGGTGGCGTCTTGTCTAGCACTGGCTCAAGTCTGGTGCTGGACGGGCGGACTGTCAGGTCGCCTTGAACTCAGGGATGGTGAACGCGAACGGCGAGTTTTCGCCTACCACGTCTCGTGGTCAGAGTAGGAGTCCACTGACAAGGCCACCGCTTTAGCGGTGGGTACCTGACCTAAAGGGAACAGCGAGAGTTCTACAGAGAAAACAAGGCGAGTGCCTCGGGGCTTGACCCCGAGGCAGTTCACGGATCACCTGACCCGTGGTTGTTTACTAATATCCAGGTCTAGTTTTCAGTACCATTTTTAGTCATGCTAGTGGTACCACAAGTATGACAGAGACAGACACACAACCAGATGGAGCAGACATCGTCATCATCGGCGGAGGCGTTATGGGCACCAGTATCGCATATTTCGCCACGACAGAGCTGTCTCTCGATGTCGTGTTACTCGAAAAAAGTGGTATTGGGTCCGGGTCAACCGGTGACTCATCTGCTATTCTTCGGCATCACTATGGTGATGATGAGATCTATGCTCGTATGGCCTGGTGGAGTCACCAGTTTTACCGCCGCTTTGCGGAAGAAACAGGGCAGCAGATTGCGTATGAGAGAAGCCCGCTCGTGCGATTTACGCCTGAGACAGAAGACTCGTACGCACTGGCAGGGTACGAAACGCTACAGAAATTGGATATTCCAGTGAGTAAGTACGAAAAGGACGCGTTCGATGACTACTATCCAATGTTATCCGTCGACGAATATTCGGTTGCTGTCAGCGATGATACCGCTGCATATTCCGACGGTGCGGATGTTGCGGGTGGCTTTGCACGGGCGGCTC includes the following:
- a CDS encoding zinc ribbon domain-containing protein, with the protein product MTPARSSTGSARCPHGLPNYNNRDGDEFECLSCGKELHADYNAARNVGWRLV